In a genomic window of Glycine max cultivar Williams 82 chromosome 13, Glycine_max_v4.0, whole genome shotgun sequence:
- the LOC100810245 gene encoding transcription initiation factor TFIID subunit 8 translates to MTNGGARAAPDDFGRAAARLAVAQLCDAAGFQGATASALDAFTDVAVRYLLDQGRTAESHANHAGRSQCTVFDAIRGMEDLEAPRAFSGAASGGGIREIISFVESADEIPFAQPIPNFPVVQERRRIIPSFDQMGEAPPAKHIPAWLPALPDPHTYIHTPVWDERISDPREDKIEQARQRRKAERSLLSLQKRLLLRNGSVEASAITSSSPNSAALDPQVVGEDDKVVDKDVEKVVKVSVLEEAGGDGDGKRVSVLEAFGPAIEMLGSGGLCDEDDGLGEKEKSELPVVRPTVHFKFRTGKKLIGESLDMRIRKKDASPTAVLAGREDERDDKKRRAEYILKQSMENPQELTLL, encoded by the coding sequence ATGACCAATGGCGGAGCAAGAGCCGCGCCCGACGACTTCGGCCGCGCCGCCGCCCGCCTCGCGGTGGCGCAGCTCTGCGACGCCGCGGGGTTCCAAGGCGCCACCGCCTCCGCGCTTGATGCCTTCACCGACGTCGCCGTCCGCTACCTTCTCGACCAAGGTCGAACCGCCGAGTCCCACGCCAACCACGCCGGCCGGTCGCAGTGCACCGTCTTCGACGCAATTCGCGGCATGGAGGACCTGGAAGCCCCGCGGGCTTTCTCCGGCGCCGCCTCCGGCGGCGGCATCAGAGAGATTATAAGCTTCGTTGAATCCGCAGACGAAATTCCGTTCGCCCAACCGATTCCTAACTTTCCGGTTGTTCAGGAACGACGTCGCATCATCCCGAGTTTTGATCAGATGGGTGAGGCTCCACCGGCGAAGCATATACCCGCGTGGCTACCGGCTTTGCCCGATCCTCACACGTATATTCACACACCCGTGTGGGATGAAAGAATCTCTGATCCTCGCGAGGATAAGATTGAACAAGCGAGGCAGCGTAGGAAGGCTGAGAGGTCGTTGTTGAGTTTGCAGAAACGGTTGTTGCTGCGTAATGGGTCGGTGGAAGCAAGTGCAATAACATCATCTTCACCGAATAGTGCTGCTTTGGATCCTCAAGTGGTTGGTGAGGATGATAAGGTTGTTGATAAGGATGTTGAGAAGGTTGTTAAGGTTTCAGTTTTGGAAGAGGCtggtggtgatggtgatggAAAGCGTGTTTCGGTGTTGGAGGCGTTTGGTCCTGCAATTGAGATGCTTGGGAGTGGAGGGTTGTGTGATGAGGATGATGGGTtgggagagaaagaaaaaagtgagcTTCCTGTTGTGAGGCCTACTGTGCATTTTAAGTTCAGGACTGGGAAGAAACTCATTGGGGAGTCCTTGGATATGAGAATTAGGAAGAAAGATGCGTCACCAACGGCGGTGTTGGCTGGGAGAGAAGATGAGAGGGATGATAAGAAGAGGAGGGCTGAGTATATTCTGAAACAGTCCATGGAGAACCCTCAAGAACTCACTCTGTTGTAG